From Myxococcales bacterium:
CCGCCGCGTGGTCTAGAGTCGCCCGACGCATGGCGAACCTGGATCCGGCCGCGGCGAAGGACGAGCACCCGCTCACCTATGACGAGCAGCTCGGGCGCAAGGACGCGCTCGACGCCCACGCGCTGGTGCTCGGGCTGCGCGACGGGCGCGCGGTGGTCCGCGCCAACGCGGCGCTCGGCCTGGCGGCGCTCGGTCACACCGGCGCCGATCTGGTGCCGTTCCTGCGCGACAGCCACCCGGTCGCCGCGCGCGCGGCGGCCGAGGCGATCGGCCACCTCGGCGCGGCGCAGCGCGCCCACCTGGTCGCGATCGCGGCGGCGCTCGACGGCGCGCGGCCCGAGGTCGTCGAGCTGATCGTCACGATGCTCGCCACGCTGGTCGGCCACGCCGACGCCGAGCTGCTCGCGGTGCTCGACACCACCGACGCGATCGCGGCCCGCGCGGTGATCGAGGCGTGCGCGCGGGTCGGCGTGCGCGGCCTGCAGCTGCTGCAACGCGCGGCCAGCGACGAGCGCGCGCGCGTGCGGTTCAACGCGGTCCGCGGCGTCGGCCAGCTCGCCGACCTCGAGCCGGTCACCTCGATCGAGGTCATGCGCGCGGTCGCGTACGCGGACGAGGTGTCCGACGTCCGGGCCGCGGCGCTGGCGGCGATCGCCGGGTACGTCGCGCGCACGCGCGGCGAGGCGGCGGCGCGGCGCAAGGCCGGCCAGCCGGTGCCGCCCGCGGTCCCCGAGCTGACGACCCGCGCGCTCACGCCCGACGAGCTGCGCAAGGCCGCGGCGCTCGCGCCGCTCGACGAGCTCCTGCGCGCGCTGACCGACGCGCGCGTCGAGATCCGCCTCAACGCGGTGCACGTGCTCGCGCTCCAGGGCCCCGCCGCCGCCGCCGCCGCGTCGCCGCTGGCGGTCGCGGCCCGCGACGTCGATCCGACGGTGCGCGCCGAGAGCGCGCGGGCGATCGGCGCGCTCGGCGACGCCGGCGTGCTCGCGGCGCCGGCCCTGGTCCGGGCGCTCGGCGACGACGCCGCCGCGGTGATCGCCGCGGCCGAGGCCGTGCTCGAGGACCACGGCGCCGCCGCCACCGCGGCGCTCCTCGACGGCCTGAGCGTCGCGCGCGAGCCCCACGGCGCCCGGGTCGCGGCGCTGCTCGGCGCGCTCCCGGACGGTCCCGCGCTGCTCCGCGACGCGCTCGCCAGCACCTCCGTCGACGTCCGGGTCAACGCCGCGCTCGGCCTCGGCGCGCTCGGCCCCGCCCGCGCCGGCGGCGCCGTGCCGGCGCTGTTCGCGGCGACCCGCGGCGGCAACGCCCGAGTGCGCGTCGCGATCGAGCGGGCGGTCGCGCAGCTCGCGCCCCGGCCCGATCGGTCGCCGCCGCCGCTGGCGATCGACGGCTTCGACGCGCGCGTGCTCACCGAGGCCGAGCTGGCCAAGCACCAGGCCGCGCTCGCCGCCGTCGGGGTCGCCGGGCTGGTGCCGCGGCTCGGCGACGCGCACGTCGCGGTCCGCGCCTACACCGCGCTGGCGTTCGGCGTCCTCGACGACGCGCCGGGCGGCTCGACGCGCTCGCGATCTGTCTGCGCGACGACGCCGCCGAGGTCCGCCTGGGCGCGGCGCTGGCGCTGGCCCGGCTCGGCGACGCCGCGATCGCCGCCTGCGCCGACGGCCTGGTCCAGGCGCTCGGCCGCGCCGACGCGCCGCTGGCCGCGCAGCTCGTCACGATGCTGCGGGCCTCGACCCAGCCGGCGATCGCCGACGCGCTGGCCCGCGCGCTCGACACCCCCGACGATCATCCGGCGCGCCAGCTGCTCGAGGCTGATCGGCGCGCGCGCCGACGCCGCCGACGTGCTCGGCGCCGCCTTCGCCAGCCCCGGCGCCCAGGCCCACGCCGCCCGCGGCCTCGTCACGCTCGGCGCGGCGCACCTCGGCGGCGGCCGCGCCGTGCTCGAGCGCGCGCACCGACAGCTCGGCCCGGGTGCGCGAGCTGGCGCGCACGACGCTCCTGGCGATCGACGGCGTCCCGGCCGCGCCGCCGGTGCCCGCGGTCCCCGGCTTCGAGACCGAGGTCCTCGCGCACAAGGCGTTCGCGAAGCTCCACGTCGAGGCGTCGGCGCTGCTGGCGTTCATCACCGACGGCCGCCCCGCGCTGCGCGCCAACGCCGCGACCGGGCTCGGCGCGCTCGGCGCCGCCGCCGCGCCGCACGCGCTCACCGTCGCCGCGCTGCTCCGCGACGACGACGAGCAGGTCCGCGTCGCCGCCGCCCGCGCGCTCGATCAGCTCGGCGACGCCGCCGTCGTCGAGGCCGCCGCGCACCTGGTCGGCGCGCTCGGCGGCAGCCCGGCCGTCGCCGAGGCCTGCCACGCCGCCCTCGCCGCGCGCGCCGCGCGGGTCCAGGCCGCCCTGCTCGCCGGCCTCGAGACCTCCGACGAGACCCACGGCGTGCGGGTCGCCGAGCTGATCTGCGGCCTGCCCGACGCCCGCGCGCTGCTGTTCGCCGCGTTCGACGGCCCGGCGCAGAACGTGCAGATCAACGCCGCCTTCGGCATCGCCACGCTCGGCGCCAAGGTCGCCGGGCCCGACGGCCGCCGGCGCCTGCTCGACGGCCTGCTCGGCCCGCCGACGCGCCGCCGCCACGCCATGGTCAAGGCGCTGCGGCTGCTCGGCCCCGAGCCCGCCGGCCGCTGACCGCGCCGCGCGAGCGTCGTCCGGCGCTCGGCCCGTTCGACCGTCAACCGTCCGCTGATGGCTCTGCGGACGCGAGGGTGGCGTACCGCTCGGGCTCGGGGCGCGGCCGAGTCCCGGCCCCGCCGTTCGGCGCGTCAGCGCGCGCCTGAGGATCGACGCCCCAGGAGCGCTGCCGGACGCGCCGCCGAGGCGAGCGAAGGCGGCGCCCGCCTGCCCGCCGTGGCCGTGAGGCGAGGGGCGGTTGCGCCGCGGTCGCCCGGCTGATCGACCGACGCCCCTGCCGCTGGGCGCCGAGTTGCCATGTACGATAGGAGCGTGAGCGCGACGCTCCCTGTCGAGACGCTGCGCCGGTTGTTTGCGGACTTCGTCAGCCACGTGCCGATCGCGGCGGCGGCGTTCGATCGCGACATGCGCTACCTGGCGCACAGCGAGCGATGGCTGGCCACCCACGGCGACACCTCGGGTCGCGAGATCCTCGGCCTCACCCACTACCAGGTGTTCCCGGAGATCCGCGACGAGTGGCGCGAGATCCACCGGCGCGGCCTCGCCGGCGAGGCGCAGCGCCGCGACCAGGACTACTTCGACCGCGCCGACGGCGGCCGCGAGTGGCTCCGCTGGCTGGTCACGCCGTGGCGCGACGTCGACGGCGCCGTCGGCGGCCTGCTGATCTACACCGAGAACATCACCGAGCAGGTCGAGACGCGCCGGCGGCTGGGGCAGCGCGAGAGCACGATCCGCGACTTCTTCGCGCAGTCGCCGCTGGGCCTGAACCTGTGCCGCATGGACGGCCTGTGGCTCGAGTCCAACCCGGCGTTCCTGCGGATCATCGGGTACACGCCAGCCGAGGCCGACGGCGGCCTGACGTACTGGCAGCTCACGCCGCGCAAGTACGACGCCGACGAGGCGGCGCAGCTCGAGCAGCTGCGCACGACCCGGCGCTACGGGCCGTACGAGAAGGAGTTCATCCGCAAGGACGGGACCACCATCCCGGTGCGCCTGCACGGGTTCCTGATCGAGCGCGAGGCCGAGACGCTGATCTGGTCCTTGATCGAGGACATGACCGAGCAGCGCGCGCTCGAGCAGAAGGTCGAGGAGGAGCGGCTCAACGCGATCCAGGCGTCCAAGCTGGCGCTCCTCGGCGAGATGGCGGCGGGCATCGCCCACGAGATCAACAACCCGCTCGGCATCATCGAGCTGTTCGCGTACTCGCTCCAGGGCGCGATCGCGAGCGGCGACACCGCCGGCGCGCAGGAGGCGATCGACGGCATCCGCGCGGCGGCGAGCCGGGCCGGGCAGATCGTGAGCGGGCTCAGCCGCTTCAGCCGGGAGAGCCGGGGCGAGCCACGCGGCGCCGTCGAGCTCGCCGCGGTCGTGGGCGACGCGGTCGGCCTGTGCCGCGCGCGCATCGCCGGCGCCACCGTCGCGCTGACGGTCGAGGTGGCGACGACCGCGCGCGTCCTCGGGCACCCGATCGAGCTCAGCCAGGTGCTGGTGAACCTGCTCACCAACGCCCTCGACGTCGCGCAGGCGGCCGATCCGGGGTGGATCCGGCTCACGGCCGTCGACGTCAACGACGGGTCGCGGGGCGAGGTCACGGTCGCGGTCGAGGACTCCGGCCCGCCGCTGCCCGCCGACGCGCGCGACCGGATCTTCCGGCCGTTCTTCACCACCAAGAAGGTCGGCGAGGGCACCGGCCTGGGGCTCAGCATCAGCCGCAGCATCGTCGAGCGCCACGGCGGCACGCTCGACCTCGATCCCACGGCGGCCTGCACCCGGTTCGTGCTGCGGTTGCCGGTGGTGGCACGATGAGCGCGCCGGTCGTCTACATCGACGACGAGCCGCTGCTGTGTCGCGCCATCGAGGCGATCCTAGGGCGCGCGGGGATCGCGGTGGTGACGTTCACCGATCCGCTCGCGGGCCTGGCCTACGTCCAGGCCAACGCGGTGGCGGTGGTCTTGTGCGACTACCGGATGCCGCACCTGGACGCGCTCGGGCTGCTGCAGCGCCTCGAGCGCGACCTGCCGTTCTACGTGGTGTCGGGCGAGCTCGACATGACCAGCTGGACCGCCAGCGAGCCGCGGATCACCGGCGTGGTGCCCAAGCCGTTCCCGGCCGAGCGCATCCTGGAGATCGCCCGGGCCCACCTGCCGGTCGGGGCCTGACCCGTCACGGGCCGCGTCACCGACCAGCGCGACGCCACGCCGCGCGGTGCGGGGGCGACCGCCGCGACCTGCAGCGCCAGATCGAAGACCAGGTCGCTCGAGCTGGCGCCGCCTGGTGGACCTCGACCGCGAGGACGTTGGGGCCGGCCACCAGCAGGCCCTTGCCCGCGGTCCAGTCGAGGGTCACGTCGTTGTTGCCGGTCTCGGACCCGGGCGCCAGCGTCGCGGCGGTGATCGGTCCCGCCGGCATCGACGCCCGGCCGAGCTCGACGCCGTTGAGGTACGCGACGAAGCCGTCGTCGTAGATCGCCTCGCCGATGAGCGCGGTCACCGCCGCCGGATCGGCGGCCGGCGACGTGCGGCGGCGGGGTGCGGCGGCGCGGCCGGCGACGTGCGGCGGCGGCGGGGAGACGGTGGCGGCGCCGGCCCGGCCGGCGAGCGGCGGCGCGGTGTGGCGGCGCGGTGCGGCGGCGCGGTGCGGCGGTGCGGTGCGGCGGCGGCGCGACGTCGGTGCCCAAGGCGAGGTGCGGCGAGAGATCGCGGACCGTCACGACCGGGCGGGACCGCGTCGGCCTCCGCTGCGTCGACGACCGGCGCGCGCTCGTCGTCGGCCACGGCCCGCGGCCCGTGGCACCCAGCTCGATCGGTCCGGATGGGCAATTGCGCCCGGGCGCGATCCGCGCTTTCAATCGATGATGCGGCTCGCGACCCTCACCCTCGCCCTCGCCGTCACCAGCGCCTCGGCCCACGCCGACGTCGCGAAGCTCGGCGCCGCTGAGCTCAAGGAGATCGCCAGCTCGAGCTGTCCCTACTGGTCGCCGACCGGACCATC
This genomic window contains:
- a CDS encoding HEAT repeat domain-containing protein codes for the protein MRELARTTLLAIDGVPAAPPVPAVPGFETEVLAHKAFAKLHVEASALLAFITDGRPALRANAATGLGALGAAAAPHALTVAALLRDDDEQVRVAAARALDQLGDAAVVEAAAHLVGALGGSPAVAEACHAALAARAARVQAALLAGLETSDETHGVRVAELICGLPDARALLFAAFDGPAQNVQINAAFGIATLGAKVAGPDGRRRLLDGLLGPPTRRRHAMVKALRLLGPEPAGR
- a CDS encoding PAS domain S-box protein; its protein translation is MSATLPVETLRRLFADFVSHVPIAAAAFDRDMRYLAHSERWLATHGDTSGREILGLTHYQVFPEIRDEWREIHRRGLAGEAQRRDQDYFDRADGGREWLRWLVTPWRDVDGAVGGLLIYTENITEQVETRRRLGQRESTIRDFFAQSPLGLNLCRMDGLWLESNPAFLRIIGYTPAEADGGLTYWQLTPRKYDADEAAQLEQLRTTRRYGPYEKEFIRKDGTTIPVRLHGFLIEREAETLIWSLIEDMTEQRALEQKVEEERLNAIQASKLALLGEMAAGIAHEINNPLGIIELFAYSLQGAIASGDTAGAQEAIDGIRAAASRAGQIVSGLSRFSRESRGEPRGAVELAAVVGDAVGLCRARIAGATVALTVEVATTARVLGHPIELSQVLVNLLTNALDVAQAADPGWIRLTAVDVNDGSRGEVTVAVEDSGPPLPADARDRIFRPFFTTKKVGEGTGLGLSISRSIVERHGGTLDLDPTAACTRFVLRLPVVAR
- a CDS encoding response regulator; protein product: MSAPVVYIDDEPLLCRAIEAILGRAGIAVVTFTDPLAGLAYVQANAVAVVLCDYRMPHLDALGLLQRLERDLPFYVVSGELDMTSWTASEPRITGVVPKPFPAERILEIARAHLPVGA